A portion of the Limosilactobacillus reuteri genome contains these proteins:
- a CDS encoding ISL3 family transposase → MDNDTRTLLNLTDPHLNFPHHWLKYKSIKNVRVAQISCTLSYIPRACPNCGVINRGQILKYGFYQAKYKYGQFRAQPLMLLVNTQRFQCPDCHTTFNATSYLFEKQRTISRDLRREIILRLTRIQTIKDIAHDLFISEASVQRVLLDLADQYKPNLNYLPETLCIDEFKSMRSAKGKMSFIAVDGDRSCLFELLEDRRLRSLFKHYQQFTRAARCRVKYLVMDMNAAYDQLVKTVFPCAQIIYDRFHIAKHLNDTMNHVRIHVFNRLRKGDSAEQKQARRLKRYWRLFLQDRENLSTKVYYEGRYFNRVVNSIMILDLMLAYDQELRATYNFIQSLKRAYNQRDFTTFFQLLKLRPDSVSHYTIHRCQVLARYKEGIKRGFETKFSNGRTEGINNRIKTIKRVACGYRYFTAFKTRIYLIIGHQIQTN, encoded by the coding sequence ATGGATAATGATACAAGGACTCTCCTCAATTTAACAGACCCTCATTTAAATTTTCCTCATCATTGGCTTAAATATAAATCAATTAAAAACGTTCGGGTGGCACAAATATCCTGTACCCTTTCTTATATCCCGCGTGCTTGTCCAAATTGTGGCGTTATTAATCGTGGACAAATCTTAAAATATGGTTTTTATCAAGCTAAATACAAATATGGACAATTTAGGGCTCAACCATTAATGTTGCTTGTTAATACTCAACGTTTTCAATGTCCTGACTGCCATACAACATTTAATGCGACTAGTTATCTTTTTGAAAAGCAACGAACAATTAGTCGTGATTTAAGGCGTGAAATTATTCTTCGGTTAACGCGAATTCAAACAATTAAAGATATTGCCCATGATTTGTTTATCAGTGAAGCTTCGGTCCAGCGGGTCCTTTTGGACCTCGCTGATCAATACAAGCCGAATTTAAACTATCTACCGGAAACACTATGTATTGATGAATTTAAATCAATGCGGAGCGCTAAAGGTAAGATGAGTTTCATCGCTGTTGATGGTGATCGGAGTTGCTTATTTGAACTCCTTGAAGATCGGCGATTACGTAGTTTATTTAAGCATTATCAACAGTTTACACGTGCTGCCCGTTGCCGGGTAAAATATCTGGTAATGGATATGAACGCTGCTTATGATCAACTAGTTAAAACCGTTTTTCCTTGTGCTCAAATCATCTATGATCGCTTTCATATTGCCAAACACCTTAATGATACGATGAATCATGTGCGAATTCATGTCTTCAATCGTTTGCGAAAAGGTGATTCTGCGGAGCAGAAACAAGCTCGGCGCCTTAAACGTTATTGGCGGCTATTTCTTCAAGATCGGGAAAATTTAAGTACAAAAGTTTATTACGAAGGACGTTATTTTAATCGCGTTGTTAATTCCATTATGATCTTAGACTTAATGTTAGCGTATGACCAAGAGTTAAGAGCCACCTATAATTTTATTCAATCCTTGAAGCGTGCTTACAATCAACGTGATTTTACAACTTTCTTTCAATTACTTAAACTCCGGCCAGACAGTGTCAGCCATTATACAATCCACCGTTGTCAAGTTTTAGCGCGCTATAAAGAGGGAATTAAGCGTGGCTTTGAGACGAAGTTCTCAAATGGTCGAACCGAAGGGATTAATAATCGAATTAAAACTATCAAACGAGTTGCCTGTGGTTATCGTTACTTTACGGCATTTAAAACGCGGATTTATTTAATTATTGGCCACCAAATTCAAACTAACTAA
- a CDS encoding DsbA family protein, which translates to MLELHLFVNPLGMRCLRCEKDVLKIDRDLNTKISYQFIPLFNMKTIDNTLKYYHLNPHDLAIRQQVSKTLNQVILDYKAALFQGRKRGRHYLLQLQSALINQGLDYNDELINKIAHDSHLDLEMFFEDRQSQLAKQAFRQDQKIASDLGISETATAVVLNTEDSDYGLMIPNFDYNTLINAFKSGKLARPTSLDEFVNQYRPPKLQIIQSNN; encoded by the coding sequence ATGCTCGAACTTCATCTTTTTGTGAATCCATTAGGAATGCGCTGTTTACGGTGTGAAAAAGACGTGTTAAAAATTGATCGTGATTTAAATACAAAAATTAGTTATCAGTTTATACCACTATTCAATATGAAAACGATCGATAACACACTTAAATATTATCATCTTAATCCCCATGATCTTGCTATAAGACAACAAGTATCAAAAACCCTTAACCAAGTAATATTAGATTATAAAGCAGCCCTCTTCCAAGGACGAAAACGTGGACGGCATTATCTATTACAATTACAATCCGCACTGATTAACCAAGGCTTGGATTACAACGATGAATTAATTAATAAAATTGCACATGATTCACACCTTGACTTAGAAATGTTTTTTGAGGATCGGCAAAGTCAACTTGCCAAGCAGGCTTTCCGTCAAGATCAAAAAATCGCAAGTGATCTAGGCATATCAGAAACGGCTACCGCAGTCGTTCTTAACACCGAAGATTCTGATTACGGCCTAATGATTCCAAATTTTGACTATAATACTTTAATAAACGCATTTAAAAGCGGAAAATTGGCTCGACCTACATCACTAGATGAATTTGTAAACCAATACCGTCCGCCTAAACTACAAATTATACAAAGTAATAATTAA
- a CDS encoding GTP pyrophosphokinase, which yields MIEDWQHFLLPYQQAVNELKVKLRGMRKQFQDQTQHSPIEFVTGRVKPVDSIKEKMIRRHVQEDRLEQDMQDIAGLRIMCQFVEDIYKVVDLLRQRSDMTILEERDYVTNVKPSGYRSYHIVIEYPVQLITGEKRILAEIQVRTLAMNFWATVEHSLNYKYQGEFPEELSARLQRAAEAAFKLDNEMSEIREEIKEAQTLFSKRRSTNSINEDELKE from the coding sequence ATGATTGAAGATTGGCAGCATTTTTTATTGCCATATCAGCAAGCCGTAAATGAACTAAAAGTCAAATTACGGGGGATGCGAAAGCAATTTCAAGACCAAACGCAACATTCTCCGATTGAATTTGTAACTGGACGAGTAAAGCCAGTTGATAGTATTAAAGAAAAAATGATTAGACGACATGTGCAAGAGGACCGCCTTGAACAAGATATGCAAGATATTGCCGGTTTACGGATCATGTGTCAATTTGTAGAAGACATTTATAAGGTAGTTGACTTATTACGGCAGCGAAGTGATATGACTATTTTAGAGGAACGAGATTACGTCACCAACGTTAAACCGAGTGGATATCGTTCATATCATATTGTTATTGAATATCCGGTCCAATTGATTACTGGAGAAAAAAGAATATTAGCTGAAATTCAGGTGCGAACCCTTGCAATGAACTTTTGGGCAACGGTAGAACATTCCTTAAATTATAAATATCAAGGTGAGTTTCCTGAGGAGCTATCTGCAAGGTTGCAAAGAGCCGCAGAGGCAGCATTTAAGCTTGATAATGAAATGTCAGAGATTCGGGAAGAAATAAAGGAAGCACAGACATTGTTTTCTAAGCGGAGGTCAACTAATTCTATTAATGAAGATGAGTTAAAGGAGTAA
- a CDS encoding NAD kinase, giving the protein MRIGIYNNETAESQRVTKVLKTEMKRAGLTYVEKNPEVVITIGGDGTLLSAFHHYQKDLNNIRFVGIHTGHLGFYTDWRSFEIDDLVDSLVKDSGQAVSYPLLDMKATYSDGQIENYIALNESTIRNVTRTMVCDVFINNHLFENFRGDGLCISTPTGSTAYNKSVGGAIVDPNSVGFQLAEMASLNNRVFRTLGSPIIFGADAELILRLRDENGHVLTYDRDQWMLKSEKERYLTELSYKVSKQRIYFAQYRHNNFWNRVKDSFIGGVH; this is encoded by the coding sequence ATGAGAATTGGAATATATAATAATGAAACAGCAGAATCTCAACGAGTGACAAAGGTTTTAAAAACCGAAATGAAACGGGCGGGTTTAACTTATGTCGAAAAAAATCCAGAAGTTGTAATAACAATCGGTGGTGATGGCACTTTGTTATCAGCTTTTCATCATTATCAAAAAGATTTAAATAACATTCGCTTTGTTGGAATTCATACTGGGCATTTAGGATTTTATACGGATTGGCGGAGTTTTGAAATTGATGATTTAGTTGATAGTTTAGTAAAAGATAGCGGACAGGCAGTTTCGTATCCCTTACTTGACATGAAAGCTACTTATTCTGATGGACAGATAGAGAATTATATTGCACTTAATGAATCAACAATTCGGAATGTTACACGAACAATGGTATGTGATGTGTTTATTAATAATCATCTGTTTGAAAACTTTCGGGGGGATGGGTTATGTATTTCAACTCCAACCGGTTCAACTGCTTATAATAAATCAGTCGGTGGTGCCATTGTCGATCCAAATAGTGTTGGCTTTCAGTTAGCAGAAATGGCTTCACTTAACAACCGGGTTTTTCGGACCCTAGGCTCACCGATTATTTTTGGTGCTGATGCTGAGTTAATCTTGCGTTTGCGTGATGAAAATGGTCATGTGCTTACATACGATCGTGATCAATGGATGCTTAAAAGCGAGAAAGAACGGTATCTGACTGAATTATCTTATAAAGTATCCAAGCAACGAATATATTTTGCTCAATATCGGCATAATAATTTCTGGAATCGAGTAAAAGATTCATTTATTGGTGGAGTGCATTAA
- a CDS encoding RluA family pseudouridine synthase produces the protein MEFNWIYDHHTPRKLRSALKMYGVSSSLLKVAIYHGGKMQINGVDKWAVDTVNYHDKVTLILPPETANDNVDVSEAPIDIIYEDQDFLIMNKPAGVATVPAHNVPVADSLVNRVKGYYKRQNYENQVTHVATRLDRDTSGLVVFPKHRFAHAVLDEQLKKHLVKKNYLALIKGKVPAEHGYIDAPIQRDPNSFVKRMVGKEGKASVTEYWRQEWNVQASLIKIRLHTGRTHQIRVHFASLGFPLIGDKMYGEESGLIARQALHCYWLSFYSPFKGENITVSAPLPSDFKNAKDDLLSTKNY, from the coding sequence ATGGAATTTAATTGGATATACGATCATCACACACCACGGAAATTACGATCGGCATTAAAAATGTATGGGGTTTCTTCTTCGTTATTAAAAGTAGCCATATACCATGGAGGAAAAATGCAAATAAACGGGGTAGATAAGTGGGCCGTTGATACTGTTAATTACCACGATAAGGTAACCTTAATCCTCCCTCCAGAAACTGCTAATGATAATGTGGATGTCAGTGAGGCACCTATCGATATTATTTATGAAGACCAGGATTTTTTAATAATGAATAAGCCCGCAGGAGTAGCGACAGTTCCAGCTCATAACGTTCCGGTAGCTGATAGTTTGGTGAATCGGGTGAAAGGCTACTATAAGCGCCAAAATTATGAAAATCAGGTTACCCATGTTGCGACACGTTTAGACCGTGATACCAGCGGCTTAGTTGTTTTTCCTAAACACCGATTCGCTCACGCTGTCCTCGATGAACAGTTAAAAAAACATTTAGTTAAGAAAAACTATCTTGCTCTAATTAAAGGAAAAGTTCCTGCAGAGCATGGTTATATTGATGCGCCGATTCAACGCGATCCCAATTCATTTGTAAAAAGAATGGTAGGGAAGGAAGGGAAGGCGTCTGTAACTGAATACTGGCGCCAAGAATGGAATGTTCAAGCAAGCCTTATCAAAATTAGGTTGCATACAGGTCGGACACACCAAATTCGCGTTCATTTTGCTAGTCTTGGTTTTCCATTAATTGGCGATAAAATGTATGGTGAAGAATCAGGATTAATTGCTAGACAAGCGCTCCATTGTTATTGGCTAAGCTTTTATAGTCCATTTAAAGGTGAAAATATTACTGTTTCGGCACCATTGCCAAGTGATTTCAAAAACGCTAAAGATGATCTTTTAAGTACAAAAAATTATTAG
- the tnpB gene encoding IS66 family insertion sequence element accessory protein TnpB (TnpB, as the term is used for proteins encoded by IS66 family insertion elements, is considered an accessory protein, since TnpC, encoded by a neighboring gene, is a DDE family transposase.), translating to MLVNWHDPDHIYLVCGKTDMRKGIDGLVMVIAENYGLELYSNSLFLFCGGRNDRFKGLFWDGEGFIMLYKRFENGHLSWPRNSNEAKELSAQQLDWLLQGLNPLPIRKIQAVRPGSFY from the coding sequence ATGCTCGTTAATTGGCATGATCCAGATCATATCTATTTAGTCTGCGGAAAAACCGACATGCGAAAGGGCATTGATGGGCTCGTAATGGTGATTGCCGAAAACTATGGATTAGAATTATATAGCAATTCGCTTTTCTTATTTTGCGGTGGACGGAATGATCGCTTTAAAGGATTGTTTTGGGATGGCGAGGGCTTTATTATGCTCTATAAACGGTTTGAAAATGGCCACCTTAGTTGGCCGAGAAACAGTAATGAAGCCAAAGAATTATCTGCTCAACAGCTCGACTGGTTATTGCAAGGACTGAACCCATTACCAATTCGTAAAATTCAAGCTGTTCGACCGGGAAGTTTTTATTGA
- a CDS encoding IS30 family transposase — MTYTHLTTNELTIIAHSFVQKLKAYRVAQMIKRCAETVYCVYRYLETGASIADYQDHYMRNKQRCGRKRTQLSLAELTYINDKIAQGWTPDTIIGRAERPISCNRRTLYRMFERGQFGFDVRSLPMRGKRHPNGYVERRGKAGQLGRSIHERAKDFPHYATEFGHLEADTVQGKKHQGAVMTLTERQSKVEIVLNVHEKTADAINQHLSQWLRKFPRHFFKSITFDNGKEFAGWREIANQFDLHTYFAEVGAPNQRGLNENNNGLLRRDGLTKQLDFRNLPDELVTQLMSKRNNLPRKSLGYRTPYEVFMSYVTDEQLFSF, encoded by the coding sequence ATGACTTACACCCATCTTACCACAAACGAGCTGACAATCATCGCCCATTCTTTCGTGCAAAAGCTTAAAGCGTACCGAGTGGCCCAAATGATCAAACGTTGCGCCGAAACCGTTTATTGCGTTTATCGTTACCTGGAAACCGGTGCCTCAATTGCTGATTATCAAGATCACTATATGCGCAATAAGCAACGTTGTGGCCGAAAACGTACTCAGTTGTCACTGGCTGAACTCACTTATATCAACGACAAAATTGCCCAGGGGTGGACGCCTGATACCATTATTGGGCGCGCTGAGCGCCCAATTAGTTGTAACCGGCGAACTCTTTACCGGATGTTTGAACGTGGCCAGTTCGGCTTCGATGTCCGTTCCTTGCCGATGCGAGGTAAGCGGCACCCGAATGGCTATGTCGAGCGCCGTGGGAAGGCTGGCCAATTGGGGCGAAGTATTCACGAGCGTGCCAAGGACTTTCCGCACTATGCCACTGAATTTGGGCACCTTGAAGCTGATACCGTCCAAGGCAAAAAGCACCAAGGGGCGGTAATGACCCTGACCGAACGCCAATCGAAGGTCGAAATTGTACTCAATGTGCACGAAAAGACGGCTGATGCGATTAACCAACACTTAAGTCAGTGGCTTCGGAAATTCCCGCGGCACTTCTTCAAATCGATTACCTTTGACAACGGAAAAGAATTCGCCGGCTGGCGCGAGATTGCCAATCAATTTGACCTTCACACTTACTTTGCCGAGGTTGGTGCTCCCAATCAACGAGGGCTGAACGAAAACAACAACGGTCTTTTACGCCGGGATGGCTTAACGAAACAGCTAGATTTCCGCAATCTTCCTGATGAATTGGTAACCCAACTGATGAGTAAGCGAAATAACCTGCCCCGTAAATCACTAGGCTATCGAACTCCATATGAAGTATTCATGTCTTACGTCACTGATGAGCAACTATTTTCTTTCTAA
- a CDS encoding lactonase family protein, translated as MIEQFLIGTYTKKTSKGIYKVTLDTDQEKITNVELAIPSQKPAYLQVGQDGRIYAIKQVDDKGGVASYSLSDDNAKMLSDVLAAGAPPAYVGVDDKRHLLFSANYHTAKIDVFKINEDGTLTQTDSVLHEGATGPEPEQEAPHVHYADLTPDNRLVVCDLGMDLVVVYNVSDDGKLTAVSRYKCEDGFGTRHIAFHPNGNYAYLLGELSSKLEVLKYNSKDASFKHLQTIKTIPADWTAHNGAAAIRISNDGKFVYTSNRGENTIAVFEIQPDFTVKHIQSISTEGDFPRDFNLNQDENYLLASNQNSNNLTLYKRNPSTGKLTLLQKDVSCPEPVCVMKWK; from the coding sequence TTGATTGAACAATTTCTAATTGGAACATATACCAAAAAAACAAGTAAAGGGATCTACAAAGTTACCCTCGATACTGATCAAGAAAAAATAACGAATGTTGAATTAGCAATTCCATCTCAAAAGCCAGCTTACTTACAAGTTGGTCAAGATGGTCGTATTTACGCAATTAAACAAGTAGATGATAAAGGAGGAGTTGCTTCTTACTCATTAAGTGACGATAACGCTAAGATGCTAAGCGATGTCTTAGCTGCCGGTGCTCCTCCTGCATATGTAGGCGTTGATGACAAACGGCATTTATTATTCAGTGCTAATTATCATACAGCAAAAATAGATGTTTTTAAGATCAACGAAGATGGAACGTTGACACAAACCGATTCGGTCCTTCATGAAGGAGCAACTGGTCCCGAGCCTGAACAAGAGGCTCCACATGTTCATTATGCCGACCTAACTCCTGATAATCGTCTAGTTGTATGTGACTTAGGAATGGACCTTGTTGTGGTTTACAACGTCTCTGATGATGGTAAATTAACTGCTGTCTCTCGCTATAAGTGTGAAGATGGCTTTGGTACCCGTCATATAGCTTTCCATCCAAATGGCAATTATGCTTATCTTTTAGGTGAACTAAGCAGTAAACTGGAAGTACTAAAGTATAATAGTAAGGATGCATCGTTTAAGCACCTTCAAACCATCAAGACAATTCCTGCAGACTGGACAGCTCACAATGGAGCAGCGGCTATTCGGATCTCAAATGATGGTAAATTTGTCTATACTTCAAATCGTGGTGAAAACACTATTGCCGTCTTTGAAATCCAACCAGATTTTACCGTTAAACATATCCAATCAATTTCAACTGAAGGAGATTTTCCACGCGATTTCAATCTAAATCAAGATGAAAATTATCTTTTAGCTTCAAATCAGAACTCTAATAACCTTACGCTTTATAAACGAAATCCATCAACTGGTAAGTTAACCCTTCTTCAAAAGGATGTCAGTTGTCCAGAACCAGTATGTGTAATGAAGTGGAAATAA
- a CDS encoding methyltransferase domain-containing protein, with product MKKVERQREMVKNNLALFQCPVCEQPMEKVEGNSIICGNNHRFDFNRHGYLHFLNGAANTEYDRSMFESRRQLLNAGLFKPIIENVSKLLPSKPLKILDVGTGEGTPLLQLETIRANYNDTMIGFDISKPGITLATQLPLRAFFCVADLRKLPFNDESFDCILELFSPSDYQEFKRVLTKDGTLIKVIPNANYLVELRHLLYETGERNYHYDNSRVIELFNQHYPHSKVETVTYQFRIPDGLQQAMLEMTPLHWGANAKRLSKEELTQLKTITVDVSLLIAKKAN from the coding sequence TTGAAAAAAGTTGAACGTCAACGAGAAATGGTAAAAAATAATCTTGCCCTTTTTCAATGTCCTGTTTGTGAACAGCCAATGGAGAAAGTTGAAGGAAACAGTATTATTTGCGGAAATAACCACCGATTTGACTTTAATCGGCATGGTTATCTTCACTTTCTCAATGGGGCTGCTAATACTGAATATGATCGATCAATGTTTGAATCTCGTCGCCAGTTATTAAATGCAGGACTCTTTAAGCCAATTATTGAAAATGTCAGTAAATTATTACCTTCAAAACCTTTAAAGATCTTAGATGTAGGAACTGGAGAAGGAACTCCATTATTGCAATTAGAAACAATCCGTGCTAATTATAATGATACGATGATTGGCTTTGATATTTCGAAACCAGGGATAACACTTGCTACTCAGTTACCGTTAAGGGCATTTTTTTGTGTAGCTGATTTACGTAAATTACCTTTTAATGATGAGAGTTTTGATTGTATATTAGAGTTGTTTTCTCCATCTGATTATCAAGAGTTTAAACGGGTGCTAACGAAAGATGGGACCCTTATTAAAGTAATTCCTAATGCTAACTACTTAGTCGAATTACGGCATCTCTTATATGAAACAGGAGAACGTAATTACCACTATGATAATTCACGAGTAATCGAGTTATTTAACCAACATTATCCTCATAGTAAAGTTGAAACGGTAACCTACCAATTTAGAATTCCAGACGGTTTACAACAGGCAATGCTGGAAATGACACCTTTACACTGGGGAGCAAACGCTAAAAGATTATCTAAAGAAGAATTAACCCAATTAAAAACAATTACGGTGGATGTCAGCTTATTAATTGCGAAAAAAGCTAATTAA
- the trmL gene encoding tRNA (uridine(34)/cytosine(34)/5-carboxymethylaminomethyluridine(34)-2'-O)-methyltransferase TrmL: MTNHIVLFEPLFPANTGNIARTCAGTNTELHLIKPLGFSTDDKHMKRAGLDYWDKVKITYHEDLPSFMKTIPDINRLYIVSKFATHDYSDVDYTGEGDHYFLFGKETTGLPERFMQKYPENAIRIPQNDNNIRALNLSNSAAIIIYEALRQQSFPNLARVHKYEFDKLK, encoded by the coding sequence ATGACAAACCATATTGTCTTGTTTGAACCATTATTTCCAGCGAATACAGGAAATATTGCACGAACTTGTGCGGGGACCAATACTGAATTACATTTAATTAAGCCATTAGGATTTTCAACTGATGATAAGCATATGAAACGGGCTGGGTTAGATTACTGGGATAAAGTAAAGATCACGTATCATGAGGATTTGCCTTCATTTATGAAGACTATTCCTGATATTAACCGTTTATATATTGTTTCTAAGTTTGCTACCCATGATTATAGTGATGTTGATTATACGGGTGAAGGAGATCATTATTTCCTATTTGGAAAAGAAACAACTGGCTTGCCCGAACGTTTTATGCAAAAATATCCAGAAAATGCTATCCGGATTCCACAAAATGATAATAATATTCGGGCCTTGAATTTATCGAATAGTGCAGCGATTATTATTTATGAGGCATTGCGGCAACAGAGTTTTCCTAATTTAGCCCGAGTTCATAAATATGAATTCGATAAATTAAAGTAA
- a CDS encoding DNA translocase FtsK, protein MARRKKASSRRTRGKKQQYRLMDNLLGIIVCLLMLVGLFNLGALGTFLDNCFKIFVGSSFPIAMIIVFLYGLCFALYGHRPHFKKRWIAGTIIAYIGLLMWLQTVMFQRLNLHAKVIETTWNSLSKVIFNGDSTVPVGGGMIGAYLYNGSNILISEVGTAVLSWLLMIIGIIVFFALPWREFLVKCGIGIKKSGAAMANAHDQLMKKRTERAIKTTTVPSISVPLAKASRQVKDFFADQESAEPTSTPPVSPAMPVQDPVEPTIRVASESQVEETQSGRKDDQDSNQHDDAEIKLAGIDAKEDNDYQLPPVSLLSQVKATDQQEDLNNIKKNTKTLQQTLKSFGVDATVENVNLGPSVTKYELRPAVGVKVSRITHLADDLALALAAKDIRIEAPIPGKSLIGIEVPNQQIATVGFRDMVENAPSNDNPMEVPLGRSVTGDIKMADLTKMPHLLIAGATGSGKSVAINVIITSILLKAKPHQVKMLMIDPKKVELSVYNGIPHLLSPVVSEPKKAARALGKVVAEMERRYELFAKFGVRNLDGYNKLVKQQNDDHPDEVQANLPLILVIVDELADLMMTVSHDVEDAIVRIAQMGRAAGIHMILATQRPSVDVITGLIKANVPSRIAFAVSSGVDSRTIIDTNGAEKLLGRGDMLFEPIDQNKPVRIQGAFISDHDVESVVDFIKNERAAEYDDSMVVTDNEIEQEEQAEEEDELFPEALEFVVDQQKASTSLIQRRFRIGYNRAARIIDDMEQRGFIGPANGSKPREVYKQKSEE, encoded by the coding sequence ATGGCGAGAAGGAAAAAGGCATCATCCCGCCGGACAAGAGGAAAAAAACAACAGTATCGATTAATGGATAATCTATTAGGAATAATTGTTTGCCTCTTAATGTTAGTTGGCTTATTTAATTTAGGAGCATTAGGAACCTTTCTCGATAACTGTTTTAAGATTTTTGTAGGGTCATCCTTTCCAATTGCAATGATTATTGTTTTTCTTTATGGATTATGTTTTGCATTGTATGGGCATCGTCCGCATTTCAAAAAACGTTGGATTGCAGGAACTATTATTGCCTATATTGGTTTATTAATGTGGCTTCAGACAGTAATGTTTCAGCGTCTGAATCTTCATGCAAAGGTAATCGAAACTACTTGGAATAGTCTTAGTAAGGTCATTTTTAACGGTGATTCAACTGTTCCGGTTGGTGGAGGGATGATTGGTGCTTACCTATATAATGGAAGTAATATTTTAATTTCAGAAGTTGGAACAGCGGTATTGTCATGGTTGTTAATGATTATCGGGATTATTGTCTTTTTTGCATTACCATGGCGCGAATTTCTAGTAAAATGTGGGATTGGCATAAAAAAATCTGGAGCAGCAATGGCTAATGCTCACGATCAATTAATGAAAAAGAGAACGGAGCGAGCAATTAAGACAACTACGGTACCATCAATTAGCGTGCCCCTTGCTAAAGCATCAAGGCAGGTTAAAGATTTTTTTGCTGACCAAGAATCAGCAGAGCCAACGTCAACGCCGCCAGTTTCTCCAGCGATGCCTGTTCAAGATCCTGTTGAACCAACTATTAGGGTCGCAAGTGAAAGTCAGGTGGAAGAAACTCAGAGTGGGCGCAAGGATGATCAGGACTCGAACCAACATGATGATGCGGAAATTAAACTTGCAGGAATTGACGCTAAAGAAGATAATGATTATCAATTACCGCCAGTCAGCCTGCTAAGTCAAGTAAAAGCAACAGATCAGCAGGAAGATTTGAATAATATCAAAAAGAACACCAAAACGCTCCAACAAACCCTAAAATCTTTTGGTGTGGATGCAACAGTTGAAAATGTTAATTTAGGTCCTTCCGTTACCAAATATGAGTTACGCCCAGCAGTAGGAGTAAAGGTTAGTCGAATAACCCATTTGGCTGATGATTTAGCACTTGCACTTGCGGCTAAAGATATCCGGATTGAAGCGCCGATCCCAGGGAAATCATTAATTGGGATTGAAGTTCCAAACCAGCAAATTGCAACAGTTGGTTTTCGCGATATGGTCGAAAATGCTCCTAGTAATGATAATCCCATGGAAGTTCCGCTTGGTCGCAGTGTAACTGGGGATATCAAAATGGCTGATCTAACTAAGATGCCACACCTTCTTATCGCTGGGGCAACGGGTAGTGGTAAGTCTGTTGCAATCAACGTTATCATTACAAGCATTCTATTAAAGGCTAAACCGCATCAAGTAAAGATGTTAATGATTGACCCTAAAAAAGTTGAATTAAGTGTTTATAATGGTATTCCCCATCTGCTTAGTCCGGTAGTTTCTGAACCCAAAAAGGCAGCTCGGGCATTAGGAAAAGTTGTTGCAGAAATGGAGCGCCGTTATGAATTATTTGCAAAATTCGGTGTTCGTAACTTGGATGGGTATAATAAATTGGTTAAACAACAAAATGATGACCATCCTGATGAAGTTCAAGCTAATCTACCGTTAATTTTAGTTATTGTTGATGAATTAGCAGACTTGATGATGACTGTTTCTCATGATGTTGAAGATGCAATTGTCCGGATTGCACAGATGGGGCGGGCTGCTGGTATTCACATGATTTTGGCAACTCAGCGTCCTTCTGTTGATGTTATTACCGGGCTTATTAAGGCTAACGTTCCTTCCCGAATTGCCTTTGCAGTTTCTAGTGGGGTTGATTCGCGAACTATTATCGATACTAATGGGGCAGAAAAGCTTCTTGGTCGCGGTGATATGTTATTTGAACCAATCGATCAAAATAAACCAGTCCGGATTCAAGGTGCATTTATATCCGATCATGATGTTGAATCGGTAGTAGACTTTATAAAAAACGAGCGAGCAGCTGAGTATGACGATAGTATGGTTGTAACTGACAATGAAATTGAGCAAGAAGAGCAAGCTGAGGAGGAAGATGAATTATTCCCCGAAGCATTAGAGTTTGTAGTTGATCAACAAAAAGCATCAACTTCGCTAATTCAGCGGCGGTTTAGAATTGGTTATAATCGTGCCGCAAGAATTATTGACGATATGGAACAGCGCGGTTTTATTGGGCCAGCTAATGGCTCAAAACCACGGGAAGTTTATAAGCAAAAAAGTGAGGAATAA
- a CDS encoding DUF4044 domain-containing protein, with translation MQRKKKTRFQKITMVAIWLMLIAMLGSLIFGAVASLNLI, from the coding sequence ATGCAGCGAAAAAAGAAAACTCGTTTCCAAAAAATTACCATGGTTGCTATTTGGCTCATGTTAATTGCAATGCTTGGTTCTTTAATCTTTGGAGCAGTTGCATCCTTAAACTTAATTTAG